From the genome of Herpetosiphonaceae bacterium:
TTGGCCAGGGACTCTTCGCTGCGCTGGCGCTGGCCGAGACGCTGCTGATCACGTTTCTGACACCGGCGCTGACCGCAGGCGCGATCAGCAGCGAGCGCGAGCAGCTTACCTACGATCTGCTGCTGGCGACGCCGCTTCGTCCGGGGCGCATCCTGTCGGGCAAGCTGATCGCGGCGCTTTCGTACGTACTGCTGCTGATCTTTGCCGCCGTGCCGCTGGGCAGCGTGATCCTGCTATTTGGCGGCGTCGCGCCCGGCGATCTGCTCAAGGTGCTGGTGCTGCTGCTGCTTACGGCGCTGGCGGCGGGGATGCTCGGCCTGCTCTGCTCGACGATCGCCAGACGAACGCTGCGGGCCACAATCATGGCCTACCTGATCATCATGCTGCTGATCGTCGGCGCGTATCTGGTCGTCGTCGTGCGCATGGCACCCAACCAGTTCGGGCCGCCCGCAAGCTCACGGCTGGTCGCGGTCAGCCCCTTCAGCGCGATGACCTCGATTGTGCTCCAGAGCGCGCAGGGTACCGCTGGCGGCATGGTCATCGGTAAGGCGATGGCCGAACGATCGTCGTCGATGGGCAGCACCAGTGCCAATCTGCTGCTGAGCATGCAGCCCTTCAATAACTTTACGTTTGGTCTGCTGGATTACCGCGACGCCAGCGGGCCGACCGTGCTGCCGGTGTATCGCTACACCTACATCGCCTATGCGCTCTTCAGCGTCGCGTGCTACTGGCTGGCAAGCCACTGGGTTCGACCCCGGCGGCGCTGGCGGCCTGAGCGCCACGATCTGCTGATGGCGCTGCTGCTGGTGGGCATTGCCGCCGCCGGAAGCTACTGGCTGAACGTCTGGCCCTGGCGGTAGCGGCGCGATCCAATCCGATCTGCGATACTCTCCCGCGACGAGCGCATTGATCCGGCGCTCGTCGCAACATTTTCAGGTATCCTGACATCCCATGCTAGAATGCACGCGATACCAACCCTGACACGAGGAACAACATGTCAACACGCAGATCCGGTAGAGAACCCTATACCGGCGAAACCATACCAATGCACACACCAGGCGCGAAGCAGCGCCCGCGCACACCACAGGGCCACGATCCGCGCCAGCCGCGCCGCGAGGTACGTCCGCCGCTGCAACCGCCGCGTCGAGATGGACGAGCGGTTGCCCGCTGGCTGCGGCGCTTTCTGTTTTTGCTGATCATCGGCTTGATCGCCGCGTGTGTCGGCACGTTTATGTTTCAGCAGCGCGTAGCCAGCAAAGTCGGCATGGCCGATGTGCGTCAAAACCGCCCGGCGGCCAACGTACTGCTGTCGCCGATGAATATTTTGCTGCTGGGCGTCGATCTGCGCCAGGATCATCCCGACGAGGGTGTTCGCTCGGATACGCTGATCCTGCTGCATCTCGATCCGGCCAGCGGCTGGGGCAGCCTGCTGTCGATCCCGCGCGATAGCCTTGCCACGATCGAGGGCTTCGGCGAGAACAAGATCAACACGGCCTTTGCGCGCGGCTACGAGAATGCCGAGGCGCTCTACGGCCCCGGCACCGAGCCGACAGCGGCGGGCGCGGCACTTGCCGCCGACACGGTCGAGCAATTCCTGGGCTTGCGCGATCTCAACACCCGCATCAACTACGTCGCCACGATTAACTTCAACGGCTTTGCCAAGATGATCGACGCGGTCGGCGGCGTCGAGGTCGATGTGCCGCGTGAAATCACCGATACCGAGTATCCCACCGAAGATTTCGGCTATATGACGGTCCACTTCGATGCCGGGCGGCAGCACATGAACGGCGAGCAAGCGCTGCAATATGTGCGCACGCGCCACGCCGACAGCGACTTCGGACGCGCCCAGCGGCAGCAGCAGGTCATTCGGGCGATTGTCCAGGCGCTACGCGACAAGCCGCTCGTGTGGCGGCCCATCGCGGGCCTGCGGCTGATCGATGCGGCGGGCGATGCCACCCAAACCACGCTGCCGGTTGGGCGTCCGGATGCGCTCTTGATGGGCATGATGCTGACGCGGATCGACCCGGAGCGGATCGCGCAGTACCGCATCGACCCAGAAAAAGTCGGGCTTCAGGAGTACGGATCGGATCTGGTCTGGGATCGCAGCGGTATTCAGGCGCTAGTGCGCGAGGCGCTGACACCGCCAGGCGAGGCGCAGGAGCAGGCAACGATTCAGGTACAGAACGGCGCGGGTGTGGGCGGCATCGCGGGACAAGTCACCCAGGATTTGCAGAGCCAGGGCTTTACCACCGCTCCGGCGGATAATGCCGAGCTAACGGCCAGCAGCCAGATCATCGACTACGGCGATCACCCCGCGACGCGCCGACGGCTCAGCCGTGCGCTGGGCAATATGCCGATTGTCGAGGGCTCATCCACCGACGCGCCGCCGGGCGTCGATATTGTGGTCGTGCTGGGCGAGGATTATGCCTCATTCTGGAGCGGACGCTAGGCCGATTTTGGCATGGTTCGTGCAGACACGCCACAAGGTTTTGCCATGACACAACACAGCGGGCTGTCAGACCGGGGGTTTGGGGGCGTACCCCGACGATTTCACCTGGCTGATGCAGAATCGCATGAACGCTTTCCCGAAAAGGCTGTTTAGATTCTGTACTAGGTTTCAGTTACTAGAGCAAACCTACGACAGAGGCCCGATTGTAAGGGATTGTGAAGTATGCTACAATCTCGCGGTACCAGTTTCACGTGATTGGCAAGCAGAAATTGCACTCAAAGGAGTTTTGTATGAAGGTTCGCGGCTGGCTAGCGCTTGTAGCGCTGGCAATCGCGATCGTGCTGGCTGGTTGCAGCCGCGCCGATCCATCGATCATTGCAGCAGCGCCGGAAGCAACGAGCGGCGCCGGTGATACAAATGTGGCAGGGGGCGGTCCCACGAGCTTAGACGTAGCCGCCGATCCTACGCAACTCAAGTTTCAGCAGGAGACGCTGAACGCTGCGGAAGGACAGACGATCACCGTCAACTTTAACAATCCGGCAGCGGTCGCGCACAACTGGGTGCTGGTGCAGCCAGGGCAGGAAGATGCCGTCGCGCAGGCCACAACTGCCAGCAACGGCGAT
Proteins encoded in this window:
- a CDS encoding LCP family protein is translated as MSTRRSGREPYTGETIPMHTPGAKQRPRTPQGHDPRQPRREVRPPLQPPRRDGRAVARWLRRFLFLLIIGLIAACVGTFMFQQRVASKVGMADVRQNRPAANVLLSPMNILLLGVDLRQDHPDEGVRSDTLILLHLDPASGWGSLLSIPRDSLATIEGFGENKINTAFARGYENAEALYGPGTEPTAAGAALAADTVEQFLGLRDLNTRINYVATINFNGFAKMIDAVGGVEVDVPREITDTEYPTEDFGYMTVHFDAGRQHMNGEQALQYVRTRHADSDFGRAQRQQQVIRAIVQALRDKPLVWRPIAGLRLIDAAGDATQTTLPVGRPDALLMGMMLTRIDPERIAQYRIDPEKVGLQEYGSDLVWDRSGIQALVREALTPPGEAQEQATIQVQNGAGVGGIAGQVTQDLQSQGFTTAPADNAELTASSQIIDYGDHPATRRRLSRALGNMPIVEGSSTDAPPGVDIVVVLGEDYASFWSGR
- a CDS encoding ABC transporter permease subunit, whose amino-acid sequence is MQISLQPNPIIVKELRSRMRGGRPYLILSGYLLGLSLICYAVIRIFQAQAETGTSIISAHVGQGLFAALALAETLLITFLTPALTAGAISSEREQLTYDLLLATPLRPGRILSGKLIAALSYVLLLIFAAVPLGSVILLFGGVAPGDLLKVLVLLLLTALAAGMLGLLCSTIARRTLRATIMAYLIIMLLIVGAYLVVVVRMAPNQFGPPASSRLVAVSPFSAMTSIVLQSAQGTAGGMVIGKAMAERSSSMGSTSANLLLSMQPFNNFTFGLLDYRDASGPTVLPVYRYTYIAYALFSVACYWLASHWVRPRRRWRPERHDLLMALLLVGIAAAGSYWLNVWPWR